A single Nicotiana tabacum cultivar K326 chromosome 5, ASM71507v2, whole genome shotgun sequence DNA region contains:
- the LOC107797829 gene encoding B3 domain-containing protein REM7 isoform X5, whose protein sequence is MKEKVRPAKPHFFKPIQPGFKHALKIPTGFLKYLKGYDHIEHAILRRGSKQWRVKVNGCRFEVGWADFAQQHDLQLGDLLIFRHEGNMVFEVIIFDSSHCDREYAEYLLQEEDIVEEACKKFKFKDGFPLAEAATHNPFGQSHFECTVRSYYLTNGYMRVPSRFASKNGLIYKKCDLIIRDERQRSWNLKLYTSCDHVYIGGRWAKFHAANDLKVGDRIKFEVVTNGERPIWKFHDSGHCNREYAEYLQEKEEEKEEAAGDAVEGTSKKFKLKEEPNPSVKSSSKAFPHVEAAIHKPFGHFVCTIRPYCLTYSYLILPTQFALTNGLINKKYDLIIRDEWQRSWNLMLRPFGTSVCIRGGWSKLRDTHCLKEGDQIMFEVVTDGTKPVWKFHGKISGECKNQSRG, encoded by the exons ATGAAAGAGAAAGTCCGTCCAGCGAAACCTCACTTTTTCAAGCCAATTCAGCCAGGTTTCAAGCACGCTCTG AAAATTCCTACTGGTTTCTTGAAGTATCTGAAAGGATATGACCATATTGAACATGCAATACTTAGAAGGGGTAGTAAGCAGTGGCGGGTGAAGGTGAACGGTTGCCGATTCGAAGTGGGTTGGGCTGATTTTGCACAACAGCATGATTTGCAGTTAGGAGATCTGTTGATTTTCAGACATGAAGGAAACATGGTGTTTGAGGTTATCATATTTGATTCAAGTCATTGTGACAGAGAATATGCAGAGTATCTACTACAAGAAGAAGATATTGTTGAAGAGGCTTGCAAGAAATTTAAATTCAAAG ATGGATTTCCCCTTGCAGAAGCTGCTACTCACAACCCTTTTGGTCAATCTCATTTTGAATGCACTGTTAGATCCTATTACCTTACAAATGGTTACATG CGTGTTCCGTCACGATTTGCATCGAAAAATGGTCTCATCTACAAGAAATGTGATTTGATTATTAGAGATGAAAGACAAAGGTCATGGAATTTAAAGCTATATACCTCTTGCGATCACGTCTATATTGGGGGCAGATGGGCTAAATTCCATGCTGCAAATGACTTAAAGGTGGGAGATCGAATAAAGTTTGAGGTTGTTACTAATGGAGAAAGACCAATTTGGAAATTTCATG ATTCAGGGCACTGTAACAGAGAATATGCAGAGTATCTGcaagaaaaagaggaagaaaaagaagaagctgCCGGCGATGCTGTTGAAGGGACTTCCAAgaaatttaaattaaaag AAGAACCAAACCCCAGCGTCAAGTCATCAAGCAAGGCATTTCCCCATGTAGAAGCTGCTATTCACAAGCCTTTTGGTCATTTTGTATGCACCATTCGACCCTATTGCCTTACGTATAGTTACTTG ATCCTTCCTACACAATTTGCACTCACAAACGGGCTCATCAACAAGAAATATGATTTGATTATAAGAGATGAATGGCAAAGGTCGTGGAATTTAATGTTACGTCCTTTTGGTACTAGCGTGTGCATTAGAGGTGGATGGAGTAAACTTCGTGATACACATTGCTTAAAGGAGGGAGATCAAATAATGTTTGAGGTGGTTACTGATGGAACAAAACCAGTATGGAAATTTCATG GCAAAATTTCTGGAGAATGCAAGAATCAATCAAGGGGTTGA
- the LOC107797829 gene encoding B3 domain-containing protein REM5 isoform X1, with the protein MKEKVRPAKPHFFKPIQPGFKHALKIPTGFLKYLKGYDHIEHAILRRGSKQWRVKVNGCRFEVGWADFAQQHDLQLGDLLIFRHEGNMVFEVIIFDSSHCDREYAEYLLQEEDIVEEACKKFKFKDGFPLAEAATHNPFGQSHFECTVRSYYLTNGYMRVPSRFASKNGLIYKKCDLIIRDERQRSWNLKLYTSCDHVYIGGRWAKFHAANDLKVGDRIKFEVVTNGERPIWKFHVKPNPSIKSSSKAFPYAEAATHKPFGPSHLDSGHCNREYAEYLQEKEEEKEEAAGDAVEGTSKKFKLKEEPNPSVKSSSKAFPHVEAAIHKPFGHFVCTIRPYCLTYSYLILPTQFALTNGLINKKYDLIIRDEWQRSWNLMLRPFGTSVCIRGGWSKLRDTHCLKEGDQIMFEVVTDGTKPVWKFHGKISGECKNQSRG; encoded by the exons ATGAAAGAGAAAGTCCGTCCAGCGAAACCTCACTTTTTCAAGCCAATTCAGCCAGGTTTCAAGCACGCTCTG AAAATTCCTACTGGTTTCTTGAAGTATCTGAAAGGATATGACCATATTGAACATGCAATACTTAGAAGGGGTAGTAAGCAGTGGCGGGTGAAGGTGAACGGTTGCCGATTCGAAGTGGGTTGGGCTGATTTTGCACAACAGCATGATTTGCAGTTAGGAGATCTGTTGATTTTCAGACATGAAGGAAACATGGTGTTTGAGGTTATCATATTTGATTCAAGTCATTGTGACAGAGAATATGCAGAGTATCTACTACAAGAAGAAGATATTGTTGAAGAGGCTTGCAAGAAATTTAAATTCAAAG ATGGATTTCCCCTTGCAGAAGCTGCTACTCACAACCCTTTTGGTCAATCTCATTTTGAATGCACTGTTAGATCCTATTACCTTACAAATGGTTACATG CGTGTTCCGTCACGATTTGCATCGAAAAATGGTCTCATCTACAAGAAATGTGATTTGATTATTAGAGATGAAAGACAAAGGTCATGGAATTTAAAGCTATATACCTCTTGCGATCACGTCTATATTGGGGGCAGATGGGCTAAATTCCATGCTGCAAATGACTTAAAGGTGGGAGATCGAATAAAGTTTGAGGTTGTTACTAATGGAGAAAGACCAATTTGGAAATTTCATG TCAAACCAAACCCCAGCATCAAGTCATCGAGCAAGGCATTTCCCTATGCTGAAGCTGCTACTCACAAGCCTTTTGGTCCCTCTCATTTAGATTCAGGGCACTGTAACAGAGAATATGCAGAGTATCTGcaagaaaaagaggaagaaaaagaagaagctgCCGGCGATGCTGTTGAAGGGACTTCCAAgaaatttaaattaaaag AAGAACCAAACCCCAGCGTCAAGTCATCAAGCAAGGCATTTCCCCATGTAGAAGCTGCTATTCACAAGCCTTTTGGTCATTTTGTATGCACCATTCGACCCTATTGCCTTACGTATAGTTACTTG ATCCTTCCTACACAATTTGCACTCACAAACGGGCTCATCAACAAGAAATATGATTTGATTATAAGAGATGAATGGCAAAGGTCGTGGAATTTAATGTTACGTCCTTTTGGTACTAGCGTGTGCATTAGAGGTGGATGGAGTAAACTTCGTGATACACATTGCTTAAAGGAGGGAGATCAAATAATGTTTGAGGTGGTTACTGATGGAACAAAACCAGTATGGAAATTTCATG GCAAAATTTCTGGAGAATGCAAGAATCAATCAAGGGGTTGA
- the LOC107797829 gene encoding B3 domain-containing protein REM5 isoform X3, which translates to MKEKVRPAKPHFFKPIQPGFKHALKIPTGFLKYLKGYDHIEHAILRRGSKQWRVKVNGCRFEVGWADFAQQHDLQLGDLLIFRHEGNMVFEVIIFDSSHCDREYAEYLLQEEDIVEEACKKFKFKEAATHNPFGQSHFECTVRSYYLTNGYMRVPSRFASKNGLIYKKCDLIIRDERQRSWNLKLYTSCDHVYIGGRWAKFHAANDLKVGDRIKFEVVTNGERPIWKFHVKPNPSIKSSSKAFPYAEAATHKPFGPSHLDSGHCNREYAEYLQEKEEEKEEAAGDAVEGTSKKFKLKEEPNPSVKSSSKAFPHVEAAIHKPFGHFVCTIRPYCLTYSYLILPTQFALTNGLINKKYDLIIRDEWQRSWNLMLRPFGTSVCIRGGWSKLRDTHCLKEGDQIMFEVVTDGTKPVWKFHGKISGECKNQSRG; encoded by the exons ATGAAAGAGAAAGTCCGTCCAGCGAAACCTCACTTTTTCAAGCCAATTCAGCCAGGTTTCAAGCACGCTCTG AAAATTCCTACTGGTTTCTTGAAGTATCTGAAAGGATATGACCATATTGAACATGCAATACTTAGAAGGGGTAGTAAGCAGTGGCGGGTGAAGGTGAACGGTTGCCGATTCGAAGTGGGTTGGGCTGATTTTGCACAACAGCATGATTTGCAGTTAGGAGATCTGTTGATTTTCAGACATGAAGGAAACATGGTGTTTGAGGTTATCATATTTGATTCAAGTCATTGTGACAGAGAATATGCAGAGTATCTACTACAAGAAGAAGATATTGTTGAAGAGGCTTGCAAGAAATTTAAATTCAAAG AAGCTGCTACTCACAACCCTTTTGGTCAATCTCATTTTGAATGCACTGTTAGATCCTATTACCTTACAAATGGTTACATG CGTGTTCCGTCACGATTTGCATCGAAAAATGGTCTCATCTACAAGAAATGTGATTTGATTATTAGAGATGAAAGACAAAGGTCATGGAATTTAAAGCTATATACCTCTTGCGATCACGTCTATATTGGGGGCAGATGGGCTAAATTCCATGCTGCAAATGACTTAAAGGTGGGAGATCGAATAAAGTTTGAGGTTGTTACTAATGGAGAAAGACCAATTTGGAAATTTCATG TCAAACCAAACCCCAGCATCAAGTCATCGAGCAAGGCATTTCCCTATGCTGAAGCTGCTACTCACAAGCCTTTTGGTCCCTCTCATTTAGATTCAGGGCACTGTAACAGAGAATATGCAGAGTATCTGcaagaaaaagaggaagaaaaagaagaagctgCCGGCGATGCTGTTGAAGGGACTTCCAAgaaatttaaattaaaag AAGAACCAAACCCCAGCGTCAAGTCATCAAGCAAGGCATTTCCCCATGTAGAAGCTGCTATTCACAAGCCTTTTGGTCATTTTGTATGCACCATTCGACCCTATTGCCTTACGTATAGTTACTTG ATCCTTCCTACACAATTTGCACTCACAAACGGGCTCATCAACAAGAAATATGATTTGATTATAAGAGATGAATGGCAAAGGTCGTGGAATTTAATGTTACGTCCTTTTGGTACTAGCGTGTGCATTAGAGGTGGATGGAGTAAACTTCGTGATACACATTGCTTAAAGGAGGGAGATCAAATAATGTTTGAGGTGGTTACTGATGGAACAAAACCAGTATGGAAATTTCATG GCAAAATTTCTGGAGAATGCAAGAATCAATCAAGGGGTTGA
- the LOC107797829 gene encoding B3 domain-containing protein REM5 isoform X2 — translation MRVPPKKPHFFKPIQPGFKNGLKIPTGFLKYLKGYDHIEHAILRRGSKQWRVKVNGCRFEVGWADFAQQHDLQLGDLLIFRHEGNMVFEVIIFDSSHCDREYAEYLLQEEDIVEEACKKFKFKDGFPLAEAATHNPFGQSHFECTVRSYYLTNGYMRVPSRFASKNGLIYKKCDLIIRDERQRSWNLKLYTSCDHVYIGGRWAKFHAANDLKVGDRIKFEVVTNGERPIWKFHVKPNPSIKSSSKAFPYAEAATHKPFGPSHLDSGHCNREYAEYLQEKEEEKEEAAGDAVEGTSKKFKLKEEPNPSVKSSSKAFPHVEAAIHKPFGHFVCTIRPYCLTYSYLILPTQFALTNGLINKKYDLIIRDEWQRSWNLMLRPFGTSVCIRGGWSKLRDTHCLKEGDQIMFEVVTDGTKPVWKFHGKISGECKNQSRG, via the exons ATGAGAGTCCCTCCAAAGAAACCTCATTTTTTCAAACCTATTCAGCCAGGTTTCAAGAATGGTCTT AAAATTCCTACTGGTTTCTTGAAGTATCTGAAAGGATATGACCATATTGAACATGCAATACTTAGAAGGGGTAGTAAGCAGTGGCGGGTGAAGGTGAACGGTTGCCGATTCGAAGTGGGTTGGGCTGATTTTGCACAACAGCATGATTTGCAGTTAGGAGATCTGTTGATTTTCAGACATGAAGGAAACATGGTGTTTGAGGTTATCATATTTGATTCAAGTCATTGTGACAGAGAATATGCAGAGTATCTACTACAAGAAGAAGATATTGTTGAAGAGGCTTGCAAGAAATTTAAATTCAAAG ATGGATTTCCCCTTGCAGAAGCTGCTACTCACAACCCTTTTGGTCAATCTCATTTTGAATGCACTGTTAGATCCTATTACCTTACAAATGGTTACATG CGTGTTCCGTCACGATTTGCATCGAAAAATGGTCTCATCTACAAGAAATGTGATTTGATTATTAGAGATGAAAGACAAAGGTCATGGAATTTAAAGCTATATACCTCTTGCGATCACGTCTATATTGGGGGCAGATGGGCTAAATTCCATGCTGCAAATGACTTAAAGGTGGGAGATCGAATAAAGTTTGAGGTTGTTACTAATGGAGAAAGACCAATTTGGAAATTTCATG TCAAACCAAACCCCAGCATCAAGTCATCGAGCAAGGCATTTCCCTATGCTGAAGCTGCTACTCACAAGCCTTTTGGTCCCTCTCATTTAGATTCAGGGCACTGTAACAGAGAATATGCAGAGTATCTGcaagaaaaagaggaagaaaaagaagaagctgCCGGCGATGCTGTTGAAGGGACTTCCAAgaaatttaaattaaaag AAGAACCAAACCCCAGCGTCAAGTCATCAAGCAAGGCATTTCCCCATGTAGAAGCTGCTATTCACAAGCCTTTTGGTCATTTTGTATGCACCATTCGACCCTATTGCCTTACGTATAGTTACTTG ATCCTTCCTACACAATTTGCACTCACAAACGGGCTCATCAACAAGAAATATGATTTGATTATAAGAGATGAATGGCAAAGGTCGTGGAATTTAATGTTACGTCCTTTTGGTACTAGCGTGTGCATTAGAGGTGGATGGAGTAAACTTCGTGATACACATTGCTTAAAGGAGGGAGATCAAATAATGTTTGAGGTGGTTACTGATGGAACAAAACCAGTATGGAAATTTCATG GCAAAATTTCTGGAGAATGCAAGAATCAATCAAGGGGTTGA
- the LOC107797829 gene encoding B3 domain-containing protein REM5 isoform X4 — protein MRVPPKKPHFFKPIQPGFKNGLKIPTGFLKYLKGYDHIEHAILRRGSKQWRVKVNGCRFEVGWADFAQQHDLQLGDLLIFRHEGNMVFEVIIFDSSHCDREYAEYLLQEEDIVEEACKKFKFKEAATHNPFGQSHFECTVRSYYLTNGYMRVPSRFASKNGLIYKKCDLIIRDERQRSWNLKLYTSCDHVYIGGRWAKFHAANDLKVGDRIKFEVVTNGERPIWKFHVKPNPSIKSSSKAFPYAEAATHKPFGPSHLDSGHCNREYAEYLQEKEEEKEEAAGDAVEGTSKKFKLKEEPNPSVKSSSKAFPHVEAAIHKPFGHFVCTIRPYCLTYSYLILPTQFALTNGLINKKYDLIIRDEWQRSWNLMLRPFGTSVCIRGGWSKLRDTHCLKEGDQIMFEVVTDGTKPVWKFHGKISGECKNQSRG, from the exons ATGAGAGTCCCTCCAAAGAAACCTCATTTTTTCAAACCTATTCAGCCAGGTTTCAAGAATGGTCTT AAAATTCCTACTGGTTTCTTGAAGTATCTGAAAGGATATGACCATATTGAACATGCAATACTTAGAAGGGGTAGTAAGCAGTGGCGGGTGAAGGTGAACGGTTGCCGATTCGAAGTGGGTTGGGCTGATTTTGCACAACAGCATGATTTGCAGTTAGGAGATCTGTTGATTTTCAGACATGAAGGAAACATGGTGTTTGAGGTTATCATATTTGATTCAAGTCATTGTGACAGAGAATATGCAGAGTATCTACTACAAGAAGAAGATATTGTTGAAGAGGCTTGCAAGAAATTTAAATTCAAAG AAGCTGCTACTCACAACCCTTTTGGTCAATCTCATTTTGAATGCACTGTTAGATCCTATTACCTTACAAATGGTTACATG CGTGTTCCGTCACGATTTGCATCGAAAAATGGTCTCATCTACAAGAAATGTGATTTGATTATTAGAGATGAAAGACAAAGGTCATGGAATTTAAAGCTATATACCTCTTGCGATCACGTCTATATTGGGGGCAGATGGGCTAAATTCCATGCTGCAAATGACTTAAAGGTGGGAGATCGAATAAAGTTTGAGGTTGTTACTAATGGAGAAAGACCAATTTGGAAATTTCATG TCAAACCAAACCCCAGCATCAAGTCATCGAGCAAGGCATTTCCCTATGCTGAAGCTGCTACTCACAAGCCTTTTGGTCCCTCTCATTTAGATTCAGGGCACTGTAACAGAGAATATGCAGAGTATCTGcaagaaaaagaggaagaaaaagaagaagctgCCGGCGATGCTGTTGAAGGGACTTCCAAgaaatttaaattaaaag AAGAACCAAACCCCAGCGTCAAGTCATCAAGCAAGGCATTTCCCCATGTAGAAGCTGCTATTCACAAGCCTTTTGGTCATTTTGTATGCACCATTCGACCCTATTGCCTTACGTATAGTTACTTG ATCCTTCCTACACAATTTGCACTCACAAACGGGCTCATCAACAAGAAATATGATTTGATTATAAGAGATGAATGGCAAAGGTCGTGGAATTTAATGTTACGTCCTTTTGGTACTAGCGTGTGCATTAGAGGTGGATGGAGTAAACTTCGTGATACACATTGCTTAAAGGAGGGAGATCAAATAATGTTTGAGGTGGTTACTGATGGAACAAAACCAGTATGGAAATTTCATG GCAAAATTTCTGGAGAATGCAAGAATCAATCAAGGGGTTGA